A region from the Camelus ferus isolate YT-003-E chromosome 1, BCGSAC_Cfer_1.0, whole genome shotgun sequence genome encodes:
- the LOC116665167 gene encoding vegetative cell wall protein gp1-like, which translates to MRLSLKLRGKRESETGIRREAQPPEPSCPARAANLRRDALGPAPPRPTPARPARIRGPSSGRRRGPHSGPPSFPPPAPPAVPAAPEPRDSSATAQAPAAALAPQVGAAPRPPSLLSVLFGRSSLHSPYC; encoded by the exons ATGCGGTTGAGTTTGAAACTTAGGGGGAAGAGAGAATCAGAAACAGGGATCAGGAGAGAGGCCCAGCCGCCCGAGCCCTCGTGCCCAGCGCGGGCCGCCAACCTGCGCCGCGACGCACTCGGACCGGCACCTCCtcgccccacccctgccaggccAGCGCGAATCCGCGGGCCGAGTTCCGGGCGGCGGCGCGGTCCCCACTCtggtcctccctccttccctcctcccgcGCCTCCAGCGGTGCCAGCTGCGCCCGAGCCCCGAGACTCCAGCGCCACCGCGCAGGCTCCCGCGGCCGCCCTCGCTCCACAGGTAGGAGCCGCGCCGCGGCCGCCCTCGCTCCTCAG TGTCCTCTTTGGAAGGAGCTCACTGCACAGCCCATACTGTTGA